The following proteins come from a genomic window of Mustela lutreola isolate mMusLut2 chromosome 6, mMusLut2.pri, whole genome shotgun sequence:
- the PHF1 gene encoding PHD finger protein 1 isoform X6 translates to MAQPPRLSRSGAPPLWDPASPAPTSGPRPRLWEGQDVLARWTDGLLYLGTIKKVDSAREVCLVQFEDDSQFLVLWKDISPAALPGEELLCCVCRSETVGPGNRLVSCEKCRHAYHQDCHVPRAPAPGEGEGTSWVCRQCVFAIATKRGGALKKGPYARAMLGMKLSLPYGLKGLDWDAGHLSNRQQSYCYCGGPGEWNLKMLQCRSCLQWFHEACTQCLSKPLLYGDRFYEFECCVCRGGPEKVRRLQLRWVDVAHLVLYHLSVCCKKKYFDFDREILPFTSENWDSLLLGELSDTPKGERSSKLLSALNSHKDRFISGREIKKRKCLFGLHARIPPPVEPATEDGAPTRPPCLHHPPALTRVTRAAAATTSGPQMPAACPVPSGCSLPSTPLPAPQGPLGMVNPQTESLSASDSQLPSLPRSPLELHIGFPTDIPKSAPHPMTASSSSVPVPSPGLPRRSAPPSPLCRSLSPGTGGGVRGGVGYLSRGDPVRVLARRVRPDGSVQYLVEWGGGGIF, encoded by the exons ATGGCACAGCCCCCCCGGCTGAGCCGCTCTGGTGCCCCCCCACTTTGGGACCCAGcctcccctgctcccacctcAGGCCCCAGGCCTCGTCTTTGGGAGGGTCAAGATGTGCTGGCCAGGTGGACGGATGGGCTGCTATACTTGGGGACCATCAAGAAG GTGGACAGTGCTCGGGAGGTGTGTCTGGTCCAGTTTGAGGATGATTCCCAGTTTCTGGTTCTATGGAAAGACATTAGCCCCG CTGCCCTCCCCGGGGAGGAACTTCTCTGCTGTGTCTGTCGCTCTGAGACTGTGGGCCCTGGGAACCGGCTGGTCAGCTGTGAGAAGTGTCGCCACG CTTATCACCAGGACTGCCACGTTCCAAGGGCCCCCGctcctggagaaggagaaggcaCATCTTGGGTCTGCCGCCAGTGCGTCTTCGCCATTGCCACCAAG AGGGGGGGTGCACTGAAGAAGGGCCCCTATGCGCGggccatgctgggcatgaagctgTCACTGCCATACGGACTAAAGGGGCTAGACTGGGACGCTGGACATCTGAGCAACCGGCAGCAGAGCTACTGTTACTGTGGTGGCCCCGGGGA GTGGAACCTGAAGATGCTGCAGTGCCGGAGCTGCCTGCAGTGGTTCCACGAGGCCTGCACCCAGTGTCTGAGCAAGCCCCTCCTCTACGGGGACAG GTTCTATGAGTTCGAATgctgtgtgtgtcgggggggcCCTGAGAAGGTCAGGCGGCTACAGCTTCGCTG GGTGGATGTGGCCCATCTTGTCCTCTATCACCTCAGCGTTTGCTGtaagaaaaaatactttgatTTTGACCGGGAGATCCTTCCCTTCACTTCTGAGAATTGGGACAGTTTGCTCCTCGGGGAG ctctcaGACACTCCCAAGGGAGAACGTTCTTCCAAACTCCTCTCTGCTCTCAACAGCCACAAGGACCG TTTCATTTCAGGGAGGGAGATTAAGAAGAGGAAATGCTTGTTTGGTCTCCATGCTCGGATCCCTCCCCCTGTGGAGCCTGCTACTGAAGATGGAGCCCCCACCAG GCCTCCGTGTCTCCACCACCCCCCAGCCCTAACCAGAGTTACCAGGGCAGCAGCGGCTACAACTTCCGGCCCACAGATGCCCGCTGCCTGCCCAG TCCCATCCGGATGTTCGCTTCCTTCCACCCCTCTGCCAGCACCGCAGGGACCTCTGGGGATGGTGAACCCCCAGACAG AATCCTTATCTGCATCGGACTCACAACTGCCTTCTCTCCCTAGGTCACCCCTGGAACTTCACATTGGTTTCCCCACAGACATCCCTAAAAGTGCCCCCCACCCGATGACTGCCTCATCGTCCTCAGTCCCAGTCCCCTCCCCAGGTCTTCCTAGACGCTCAgcacccccttctcccctgtGCCGTAGTTTGTCTCCTGGGACTGGGGGAGGAGTCCGAGGTGGGGTTGGCTACCTGTCCCGAGGGGACCCTGTCCGGGTCCTTGCTCGGAGAGTACGGCCTGATGGTTCTGTGCAGTACCTGGttgagtggggaggtgggggcatcTTCTAA
- the PHF1 gene encoding PHD finger protein 1 isoform X5, whose product MAQPPRLSRSGAPPLWDPASPAPTSGPRPRLWEGQDVLARWTDGLLYLGTIKKVDSAREVCLVQFEDDSQFLVLWKDISPAALPGEELLCCVCRSETVGPGNRLVSCEKCRHAYHQDCHVPRAPAPGEGEGTSWVCRQCVFAIATKRGGALKKGPYARAMLGMKLSLPYGLKGLDWDAGHLSNRQQSYCYCGGPGEWNLKMLQCRSCLQWFHEACTQCLSKPLLYGDRFYEFECCVCRGGPEKVRRLQLRWVDVAHLVLYHLSVCCKKKYFDFDREILPFTSENWDSLLLGELSDTPKGERSSKLLSALNSHKDRFISGREIKKRKCLFGLHARIPPPVEPATEDGAPTRPPCLHHPPALTRVTRAAAATTSGPQMPAACPAVPSGCSLPSTPLPAPQGPLGMVNPQTESLSASDSQLPSLPRSPLELHIGFPTDIPKSAPHPMTASSSSVPVPSPGLPRRSAPPSPLCRSLSPGTGGGVRGGVGYLSRGDPVRVLARRVRPDGSVQYLVEWGGGGIF is encoded by the exons ATGGCACAGCCCCCCCGGCTGAGCCGCTCTGGTGCCCCCCCACTTTGGGACCCAGcctcccctgctcccacctcAGGCCCCAGGCCTCGTCTTTGGGAGGGTCAAGATGTGCTGGCCAGGTGGACGGATGGGCTGCTATACTTGGGGACCATCAAGAAG GTGGACAGTGCTCGGGAGGTGTGTCTGGTCCAGTTTGAGGATGATTCCCAGTTTCTGGTTCTATGGAAAGACATTAGCCCCG CTGCCCTCCCCGGGGAGGAACTTCTCTGCTGTGTCTGTCGCTCTGAGACTGTGGGCCCTGGGAACCGGCTGGTCAGCTGTGAGAAGTGTCGCCACG CTTATCACCAGGACTGCCACGTTCCAAGGGCCCCCGctcctggagaaggagaaggcaCATCTTGGGTCTGCCGCCAGTGCGTCTTCGCCATTGCCACCAAG AGGGGGGGTGCACTGAAGAAGGGCCCCTATGCGCGggccatgctgggcatgaagctgTCACTGCCATACGGACTAAAGGGGCTAGACTGGGACGCTGGACATCTGAGCAACCGGCAGCAGAGCTACTGTTACTGTGGTGGCCCCGGGGA GTGGAACCTGAAGATGCTGCAGTGCCGGAGCTGCCTGCAGTGGTTCCACGAGGCCTGCACCCAGTGTCTGAGCAAGCCCCTCCTCTACGGGGACAG GTTCTATGAGTTCGAATgctgtgtgtgtcgggggggcCCTGAGAAGGTCAGGCGGCTACAGCTTCGCTG GGTGGATGTGGCCCATCTTGTCCTCTATCACCTCAGCGTTTGCTGtaagaaaaaatactttgatTTTGACCGGGAGATCCTTCCCTTCACTTCTGAGAATTGGGACAGTTTGCTCCTCGGGGAG ctctcaGACACTCCCAAGGGAGAACGTTCTTCCAAACTCCTCTCTGCTCTCAACAGCCACAAGGACCG TTTCATTTCAGGGAGGGAGATTAAGAAGAGGAAATGCTTGTTTGGTCTCCATGCTCGGATCCCTCCCCCTGTGGAGCCTGCTACTGAAGATGGAGCCCCCACCAG GCCTCCGTGTCTCCACCACCCCCCAGCCCTAACCAGAGTTACCAGGGCAGCAGCGGCTACAACTTCCGGCCCACAGATGCCCGCTGCCTGCCCAG cagTCCCATCCGGATGTTCGCTTCCTTCCACCCCTCTGCCAGCACCGCAGGGACCTCTGGGGATGGTGAACCCCCAGACAG AATCCTTATCTGCATCGGACTCACAACTGCCTTCTCTCCCTAGGTCACCCCTGGAACTTCACATTGGTTTCCCCACAGACATCCCTAAAAGTGCCCCCCACCCGATGACTGCCTCATCGTCCTCAGTCCCAGTCCCCTCCCCAGGTCTTCCTAGACGCTCAgcacccccttctcccctgtGCCGTAGTTTGTCTCCTGGGACTGGGGGAGGAGTCCGAGGTGGGGTTGGCTACCTGTCCCGAGGGGACCCTGTCCGGGTCCTTGCTCGGAGAGTACGGCCTGATGGTTCTGTGCAGTACCTGGttgagtggggaggtgggggcatcTTCTAA
- the PHF1 gene encoding PHD finger protein 1 isoform X3, translated as MAQPPRLSRSGAPPLWDPASPAPTSGPRPRLWEGQDVLARWTDGLLYLGTIKKVDSAREVCLVQFEDDSQFLVLWKDISPAALPGEELLCCVCRSETVGPGNRLVSCEKCRHAYHQDCHVPRAPAPGEGEGTSWVCRQCVFAIATKRGGALKKGPYARAMLGMKLSLPYGLKGLDWDAGHLSNRQQSYCYCGGPGEWNLKMLQCRSCLQWFHEACTQCLSKPLLYGDRFYEFECCVCRGGPEKVRRLQLRWVDVAHLVLYHLSVCCKKKYFDFDREILPFTSENWDSLLLGELSDTPKGERSSKLLSALNSHKDRFISGREIKKRKCLFGLHARIPPPVEPATEDGAPTSFPSGQGPGGGVSRPLGKRRRPEPEPLRRRQKGKMEELGPPSAVRNQPEPQEQRERARLQRALQASVSPPPPSPNQSYQGSSGYNFRPTDARCLPRSPLELHIGFPTDIPKSAPHPMTASSSSVPVPSPGLPRRSAPPSPLCRSLSPGTGGGVRGGVGYLSRGDPVRVLARRVRPDGSVQYLVEWGGGGIF; from the exons ATGGCACAGCCCCCCCGGCTGAGCCGCTCTGGTGCCCCCCCACTTTGGGACCCAGcctcccctgctcccacctcAGGCCCCAGGCCTCGTCTTTGGGAGGGTCAAGATGTGCTGGCCAGGTGGACGGATGGGCTGCTATACTTGGGGACCATCAAGAAG GTGGACAGTGCTCGGGAGGTGTGTCTGGTCCAGTTTGAGGATGATTCCCAGTTTCTGGTTCTATGGAAAGACATTAGCCCCG CTGCCCTCCCCGGGGAGGAACTTCTCTGCTGTGTCTGTCGCTCTGAGACTGTGGGCCCTGGGAACCGGCTGGTCAGCTGTGAGAAGTGTCGCCACG CTTATCACCAGGACTGCCACGTTCCAAGGGCCCCCGctcctggagaaggagaaggcaCATCTTGGGTCTGCCGCCAGTGCGTCTTCGCCATTGCCACCAAG AGGGGGGGTGCACTGAAGAAGGGCCCCTATGCGCGggccatgctgggcatgaagctgTCACTGCCATACGGACTAAAGGGGCTAGACTGGGACGCTGGACATCTGAGCAACCGGCAGCAGAGCTACTGTTACTGTGGTGGCCCCGGGGA GTGGAACCTGAAGATGCTGCAGTGCCGGAGCTGCCTGCAGTGGTTCCACGAGGCCTGCACCCAGTGTCTGAGCAAGCCCCTCCTCTACGGGGACAG GTTCTATGAGTTCGAATgctgtgtgtgtcgggggggcCCTGAGAAGGTCAGGCGGCTACAGCTTCGCTG GGTGGATGTGGCCCATCTTGTCCTCTATCACCTCAGCGTTTGCTGtaagaaaaaatactttgatTTTGACCGGGAGATCCTTCCCTTCACTTCTGAGAATTGGGACAGTTTGCTCCTCGGGGAG ctctcaGACACTCCCAAGGGAGAACGTTCTTCCAAACTCCTCTCTGCTCTCAACAGCCACAAGGACCG TTTCATTTCAGGGAGGGAGATTAAGAAGAGGAAATGCTTGTTTGGTCTCCATGCTCGGATCCCTCCCCCTGTGGAGCCTGCTACTGAAGATGGAGCCCCCACCAG CTTCCCTTCAGGGcagggccctgggggaggggtctcACGTCCCCTGGGGAAGCGCCGGAGGCCGGAGCCAGAGCCcctgaggaggaggcagaaggggAAAATGGAGGAGCTGGGGCCACCCTCAGCAGTGCGCAATCAGCCCGAGCCCCAGGAGCAAAGGGAGCGGGCTCGTCTGCAGAGGGCACTGCAG GCCTCCGTGTCTCCACCACCCCCCAGCCCTAACCAGAGTTACCAGGGCAGCAGCGGCTACAACTTCCGGCCCACAGATGCCCGCTGCCTGCCCAG GTCACCCCTGGAACTTCACATTGGTTTCCCCACAGACATCCCTAAAAGTGCCCCCCACCCGATGACTGCCTCATCGTCCTCAGTCCCAGTCCCCTCCCCAGGTCTTCCTAGACGCTCAgcacccccttctcccctgtGCCGTAGTTTGTCTCCTGGGACTGGGGGAGGAGTCCGAGGTGGGGTTGGCTACCTGTCCCGAGGGGACCCTGTCCGGGTCCTTGCTCGGAGAGTACGGCCTGATGGTTCTGTGCAGTACCTGGttgagtggggaggtgggggcatcTTCTAA
- the PHF1 gene encoding PHD finger protein 1 isoform X1: MAQPPRLSRSGAPPLWDPASPAPTSGPRPRLWEGQDVLARWTDGLLYLGTIKKVDSAREVCLVQFEDDSQFLVLWKDISPAALPGEELLCCVCRSETVGPGNRLVSCEKCRHAYHQDCHVPRAPAPGEGEGTSWVCRQCVFAIATKRGGALKKGPYARAMLGMKLSLPYGLKGLDWDAGHLSNRQQSYCYCGGPGEWNLKMLQCRSCLQWFHEACTQCLSKPLLYGDRFYEFECCVCRGGPEKVRRLQLRWVDVAHLVLYHLSVCCKKKYFDFDREILPFTSENWDSLLLGELSDTPKGERSSKLLSALNSHKDRFISGREIKKRKCLFGLHARIPPPVEPATEDGAPTSFPSGQGPGGGVSRPLGKRRRPEPEPLRRRQKGKMEELGPPSAVRNQPEPQEQRERARLQRALQASVSPPPPSPNQSYQGSSGYNFRPTDARCLPSSPIRMFASFHPSASTAGTSGDGEPPDRSPLELHIGFPTDIPKSAPHPMTASSSSVPVPSPGLPRRSAPPSPLCRSLSPGTGGGVRGGVGYLSRGDPVRVLARRVRPDGSVQYLVEWGGGGIF; the protein is encoded by the exons ATGGCACAGCCCCCCCGGCTGAGCCGCTCTGGTGCCCCCCCACTTTGGGACCCAGcctcccctgctcccacctcAGGCCCCAGGCCTCGTCTTTGGGAGGGTCAAGATGTGCTGGCCAGGTGGACGGATGGGCTGCTATACTTGGGGACCATCAAGAAG GTGGACAGTGCTCGGGAGGTGTGTCTGGTCCAGTTTGAGGATGATTCCCAGTTTCTGGTTCTATGGAAAGACATTAGCCCCG CTGCCCTCCCCGGGGAGGAACTTCTCTGCTGTGTCTGTCGCTCTGAGACTGTGGGCCCTGGGAACCGGCTGGTCAGCTGTGAGAAGTGTCGCCACG CTTATCACCAGGACTGCCACGTTCCAAGGGCCCCCGctcctggagaaggagaaggcaCATCTTGGGTCTGCCGCCAGTGCGTCTTCGCCATTGCCACCAAG AGGGGGGGTGCACTGAAGAAGGGCCCCTATGCGCGggccatgctgggcatgaagctgTCACTGCCATACGGACTAAAGGGGCTAGACTGGGACGCTGGACATCTGAGCAACCGGCAGCAGAGCTACTGTTACTGTGGTGGCCCCGGGGA GTGGAACCTGAAGATGCTGCAGTGCCGGAGCTGCCTGCAGTGGTTCCACGAGGCCTGCACCCAGTGTCTGAGCAAGCCCCTCCTCTACGGGGACAG GTTCTATGAGTTCGAATgctgtgtgtgtcgggggggcCCTGAGAAGGTCAGGCGGCTACAGCTTCGCTG GGTGGATGTGGCCCATCTTGTCCTCTATCACCTCAGCGTTTGCTGtaagaaaaaatactttgatTTTGACCGGGAGATCCTTCCCTTCACTTCTGAGAATTGGGACAGTTTGCTCCTCGGGGAG ctctcaGACACTCCCAAGGGAGAACGTTCTTCCAAACTCCTCTCTGCTCTCAACAGCCACAAGGACCG TTTCATTTCAGGGAGGGAGATTAAGAAGAGGAAATGCTTGTTTGGTCTCCATGCTCGGATCCCTCCCCCTGTGGAGCCTGCTACTGAAGATGGAGCCCCCACCAG CTTCCCTTCAGGGcagggccctgggggaggggtctcACGTCCCCTGGGGAAGCGCCGGAGGCCGGAGCCAGAGCCcctgaggaggaggcagaaggggAAAATGGAGGAGCTGGGGCCACCCTCAGCAGTGCGCAATCAGCCCGAGCCCCAGGAGCAAAGGGAGCGGGCTCGTCTGCAGAGGGCACTGCAG GCCTCCGTGTCTCCACCACCCCCCAGCCCTAACCAGAGTTACCAGGGCAGCAGCGGCTACAACTTCCGGCCCACAGATGCCCGCTGCCTGCCCAG cagTCCCATCCGGATGTTCGCTTCCTTCCACCCCTCTGCCAGCACCGCAGGGACCTCTGGGGATGGTGAACCCCCAGACAG GTCACCCCTGGAACTTCACATTGGTTTCCCCACAGACATCCCTAAAAGTGCCCCCCACCCGATGACTGCCTCATCGTCCTCAGTCCCAGTCCCCTCCCCAGGTCTTCCTAGACGCTCAgcacccccttctcccctgtGCCGTAGTTTGTCTCCTGGGACTGGGGGAGGAGTCCGAGGTGGGGTTGGCTACCTGTCCCGAGGGGACCCTGTCCGGGTCCTTGCTCGGAGAGTACGGCCTGATGGTTCTGTGCAGTACCTGGttgagtggggaggtgggggcatcTTCTAA
- the PHF1 gene encoding PHD finger protein 1 isoform X4, which translates to MAQPPRLSRSGAPPLWDPASPAPTSGPRPRLWEGQDVLARWTDGLLYLGTIKKVDSAREVCLVQFEDDSQFLVLWKDISPAYHQDCHVPRAPAPGEGEGTSWVCRQCVFAIATKRGGALKKGPYARAMLGMKLSLPYGLKGLDWDAGHLSNRQQSYCYCGGPGEWNLKMLQCRSCLQWFHEACTQCLSKPLLYGDRFYEFECCVCRGGPEKVRRLQLRWVDVAHLVLYHLSVCCKKKYFDFDREILPFTSENWDSLLLGELSDTPKGERSSKLLSALNSHKDRFISGREIKKRKCLFGLHARIPPPVEPATEDGAPTSFPSGQGPGGGVSRPLGKRRRPEPEPLRRRQKGKMEELGPPSAVRNQPEPQEQRERARLQRALQASVSPPPPSPNQSYQGSSGYNFRPTDARCLPSSPIRMFASFHPSASTAGTSGDGEPPDRSPLELHIGFPTDIPKSAPHPMTASSSSVPVPSPGLPRRSAPPSPLCRSLSPGTGGGVRGGVGYLSRGDPVRVLARRVRPDGSVQYLVEWGGGGIF; encoded by the exons ATGGCACAGCCCCCCCGGCTGAGCCGCTCTGGTGCCCCCCCACTTTGGGACCCAGcctcccctgctcccacctcAGGCCCCAGGCCTCGTCTTTGGGAGGGTCAAGATGTGCTGGCCAGGTGGACGGATGGGCTGCTATACTTGGGGACCATCAAGAAG GTGGACAGTGCTCGGGAGGTGTGTCTGGTCCAGTTTGAGGATGATTCCCAGTTTCTGGTTCTATGGAAAGACATTAGCCCCG CTTATCACCAGGACTGCCACGTTCCAAGGGCCCCCGctcctggagaaggagaaggcaCATCTTGGGTCTGCCGCCAGTGCGTCTTCGCCATTGCCACCAAG AGGGGGGGTGCACTGAAGAAGGGCCCCTATGCGCGggccatgctgggcatgaagctgTCACTGCCATACGGACTAAAGGGGCTAGACTGGGACGCTGGACATCTGAGCAACCGGCAGCAGAGCTACTGTTACTGTGGTGGCCCCGGGGA GTGGAACCTGAAGATGCTGCAGTGCCGGAGCTGCCTGCAGTGGTTCCACGAGGCCTGCACCCAGTGTCTGAGCAAGCCCCTCCTCTACGGGGACAG GTTCTATGAGTTCGAATgctgtgtgtgtcgggggggcCCTGAGAAGGTCAGGCGGCTACAGCTTCGCTG GGTGGATGTGGCCCATCTTGTCCTCTATCACCTCAGCGTTTGCTGtaagaaaaaatactttgatTTTGACCGGGAGATCCTTCCCTTCACTTCTGAGAATTGGGACAGTTTGCTCCTCGGGGAG ctctcaGACACTCCCAAGGGAGAACGTTCTTCCAAACTCCTCTCTGCTCTCAACAGCCACAAGGACCG TTTCATTTCAGGGAGGGAGATTAAGAAGAGGAAATGCTTGTTTGGTCTCCATGCTCGGATCCCTCCCCCTGTGGAGCCTGCTACTGAAGATGGAGCCCCCACCAG CTTCCCTTCAGGGcagggccctgggggaggggtctcACGTCCCCTGGGGAAGCGCCGGAGGCCGGAGCCAGAGCCcctgaggaggaggcagaaggggAAAATGGAGGAGCTGGGGCCACCCTCAGCAGTGCGCAATCAGCCCGAGCCCCAGGAGCAAAGGGAGCGGGCTCGTCTGCAGAGGGCACTGCAG GCCTCCGTGTCTCCACCACCCCCCAGCCCTAACCAGAGTTACCAGGGCAGCAGCGGCTACAACTTCCGGCCCACAGATGCCCGCTGCCTGCCCAG cagTCCCATCCGGATGTTCGCTTCCTTCCACCCCTCTGCCAGCACCGCAGGGACCTCTGGGGATGGTGAACCCCCAGACAG GTCACCCCTGGAACTTCACATTGGTTTCCCCACAGACATCCCTAAAAGTGCCCCCCACCCGATGACTGCCTCATCGTCCTCAGTCCCAGTCCCCTCCCCAGGTCTTCCTAGACGCTCAgcacccccttctcccctgtGCCGTAGTTTGTCTCCTGGGACTGGGGGAGGAGTCCGAGGTGGGGTTGGCTACCTGTCCCGAGGGGACCCTGTCCGGGTCCTTGCTCGGAGAGTACGGCCTGATGGTTCTGTGCAGTACCTGGttgagtggggaggtgggggcatcTTCTAA
- the PHF1 gene encoding PHD finger protein 1 isoform X2 translates to MAQPPRLSRSGAPPLWDPASPAPTSGPRPRLWEGQDVLARWTDGLLYLGTIKKVDSAREVCLVQFEDDSQFLVLWKDISPAALPGEELLCCVCRSETVGPGNRLVSCEKCRHAYHQDCHVPRAPAPGEGEGTSWVCRQCVFAIATKRGGALKKGPYARAMLGMKLSLPYGLKGLDWDAGHLSNRQQSYCYCGGPGEWNLKMLQCRSCLQWFHEACTQCLSKPLLYGDRFYEFECCVCRGGPEKVRRLQLRWVDVAHLVLYHLSVCCKKKYFDFDREILPFTSENWDSLLLGELSDTPKGERSSKLLSALNSHKDRFISGREIKKRKCLFGLHARIPPPVEPATEDGAPTSFPSGQGPGGGVSRPLGKRRRPEPEPLRRRQKGKMEELGPPSAVRNQPEPQEQRERARLQRALQASVSPPPPSPNQSYQGSSGYNFRPTDARCLPSPIRMFASFHPSASTAGTSGDGEPPDRSPLELHIGFPTDIPKSAPHPMTASSSSVPVPSPGLPRRSAPPSPLCRSLSPGTGGGVRGGVGYLSRGDPVRVLARRVRPDGSVQYLVEWGGGGIF, encoded by the exons ATGGCACAGCCCCCCCGGCTGAGCCGCTCTGGTGCCCCCCCACTTTGGGACCCAGcctcccctgctcccacctcAGGCCCCAGGCCTCGTCTTTGGGAGGGTCAAGATGTGCTGGCCAGGTGGACGGATGGGCTGCTATACTTGGGGACCATCAAGAAG GTGGACAGTGCTCGGGAGGTGTGTCTGGTCCAGTTTGAGGATGATTCCCAGTTTCTGGTTCTATGGAAAGACATTAGCCCCG CTGCCCTCCCCGGGGAGGAACTTCTCTGCTGTGTCTGTCGCTCTGAGACTGTGGGCCCTGGGAACCGGCTGGTCAGCTGTGAGAAGTGTCGCCACG CTTATCACCAGGACTGCCACGTTCCAAGGGCCCCCGctcctggagaaggagaaggcaCATCTTGGGTCTGCCGCCAGTGCGTCTTCGCCATTGCCACCAAG AGGGGGGGTGCACTGAAGAAGGGCCCCTATGCGCGggccatgctgggcatgaagctgTCACTGCCATACGGACTAAAGGGGCTAGACTGGGACGCTGGACATCTGAGCAACCGGCAGCAGAGCTACTGTTACTGTGGTGGCCCCGGGGA GTGGAACCTGAAGATGCTGCAGTGCCGGAGCTGCCTGCAGTGGTTCCACGAGGCCTGCACCCAGTGTCTGAGCAAGCCCCTCCTCTACGGGGACAG GTTCTATGAGTTCGAATgctgtgtgtgtcgggggggcCCTGAGAAGGTCAGGCGGCTACAGCTTCGCTG GGTGGATGTGGCCCATCTTGTCCTCTATCACCTCAGCGTTTGCTGtaagaaaaaatactttgatTTTGACCGGGAGATCCTTCCCTTCACTTCTGAGAATTGGGACAGTTTGCTCCTCGGGGAG ctctcaGACACTCCCAAGGGAGAACGTTCTTCCAAACTCCTCTCTGCTCTCAACAGCCACAAGGACCG TTTCATTTCAGGGAGGGAGATTAAGAAGAGGAAATGCTTGTTTGGTCTCCATGCTCGGATCCCTCCCCCTGTGGAGCCTGCTACTGAAGATGGAGCCCCCACCAG CTTCCCTTCAGGGcagggccctgggggaggggtctcACGTCCCCTGGGGAAGCGCCGGAGGCCGGAGCCAGAGCCcctgaggaggaggcagaaggggAAAATGGAGGAGCTGGGGCCACCCTCAGCAGTGCGCAATCAGCCCGAGCCCCAGGAGCAAAGGGAGCGGGCTCGTCTGCAGAGGGCACTGCAG GCCTCCGTGTCTCCACCACCCCCCAGCCCTAACCAGAGTTACCAGGGCAGCAGCGGCTACAACTTCCGGCCCACAGATGCCCGCTGCCTGCCCAG TCCCATCCGGATGTTCGCTTCCTTCCACCCCTCTGCCAGCACCGCAGGGACCTCTGGGGATGGTGAACCCCCAGACAG GTCACCCCTGGAACTTCACATTGGTTTCCCCACAGACATCCCTAAAAGTGCCCCCCACCCGATGACTGCCTCATCGTCCTCAGTCCCAGTCCCCTCCCCAGGTCTTCCTAGACGCTCAgcacccccttctcccctgtGCCGTAGTTTGTCTCCTGGGACTGGGGGAGGAGTCCGAGGTGGGGTTGGCTACCTGTCCCGAGGGGACCCTGTCCGGGTCCTTGCTCGGAGAGTACGGCCTGATGGTTCTGTGCAGTACCTGGttgagtggggaggtgggggcatcTTCTAA